CAGCCGCGATACCCGGCCCAAACGCCGGGGCCGTCGACACCGCAACCACGGCTAGTAGCGTCATCGCGGTTAGCCACAGGCCCGTAATCTTACCCATGGGTTGCCGGATGACAGTATGGTAATTAGTTAGCAGGAACGAATCGCAAAGTAAGGTGTTATTATCGCGTTTCCCGTCCGTTACCGCCGGTCTAGTCTAATAAGGGCGAAAGTGTGGCCTTACTGGTAAGGCCCTGTTCGGCCAACTCGGCCTGCGCGGTTGGTGTGTCGGTATACATATAGTACCTCAAATGAGTGTCATTGTTTCAATCTTCGGCCGTCATCCGTGGCGCGATAAAGAGAACCCCTGCTGAGCGGACACACAACAGCGCGGTTCTGGAGAAAGGACCTCTCGACAAAACTTCAGTCACGCACCTGCGGAGCTGAGCGGAAAATCAGGTCGGAAGCCTCTCAGAGGCGTTTGCTCACGTATGGACCGTCCTGCTTGTAGCCCAACTTCTCTCGGTAGTACTGTCGGACACCGATACCGGAAATAACAGCCAGCTTCGGGAAACCGGCATCTCTGGCCATCTCCTCTGCTTTTTCCAGCAATTTCTTCCCATAGCCCTTGTGCTGGTGGTCCTCGTCGGCCCCCTCCTGTCCGACACCGACGGCGTTGCCGTAAACGTGGAGTTCGCGCACGATTGCGGCGTCCTGTAGCTCCCGGCGCACCGGGTCGTTGGGGAACCGAAGCCGACAGAAGCCGACGAGTACGTCGTTGTCGAAGTCCTCGAAGGAGATGAAATGCTCCGTGCCGCCACAGGCTTCGTAGGTCATGACGTCGAGTTCGATATTCTCGGCGGCGTCGTCGCTGTGGCCAGCCTCCCGACAGCGGATACAGTCACACGACCAGCCGTGTTCTTCCATCCGCTTCCAAGCGAGTTGCCGGAGGTTCGACTTCCAGACCCCGCCTTCGATGAAATCGGCCGGGATGTCCCGTTGGACGCGCTGGAGGCGGGTGTAACGGGGAATCATATCCTTGATTTCGGCGACCAGTTCGGCGGCCTCATCGTTGTCTAGCGGGTCGAATTCGTCCTTGCGATACCAGTCGTAAGTGACAGTCCCCTCGACGATCAGCGTCGGGTAGATTTTGAGATAGTCGGGCCGCCAGTCGGTCTCGTCGAAAATGCGCCGGAAGTCCTCCAGACACATCTCCTTGGACATCCCGGGCTGGCCCGGCATCATGTGGAAGCCGACCTTGAATCCCGAGTCACGCAGTCGGCGGTTCGCGTCGATGGAGGCTTGGACGCCGTGTCCGCGGTGCATCTCGCGATTGATGCGCTCGAACGTCGTCTGGACGCCCACTTCGACTTTCGTG
The Haloarcula sp. CBA1129 genome window above contains:
- a CDS encoding tRNA uridine(34) 5-carboxymethylaminomethyl modification radical SAM/GNAT enzyme Elp3; its protein translation is MSTETPDPDETETFQQVCAELVDRILAGEVERDDVESAKIDVCREYSAPKVPKNSELLDYAPQEHREVLEEVLQRKPVRTASGVSPIAIMTSPERCPHGKCLYCPGGPDSEFSSAQSYTGHEPAAARGEQNDYDPYGQVTLRLNQLREIGHPVDKAELIVMGGTMTARSHDYQEWFVKRALEAMNDFDVDGEPTPAEDVSFAEDDYEFRYLEDVIAENETADVRNVATTFETKPDWCDPEQIDRMLDLGGTKVEVGVQTTFERINREMHRGHGVQASIDANRRLRDSGFKVGFHMMPGQPGMSKEMCLEDFRRIFDETDWRPDYLKIYPTLIVEGTVTYDWYRKDEFDPLDNDEAAELVAEIKDMIPRYTRLQRVQRDIPADFIEGGVWKSNLRQLAWKRMEEHGWSCDCIRCREAGHSDDAAENIELDVMTYEACGGTEHFISFEDFDNDVLVGFCRLRFPNDPVRRELQDAAIVRELHVYGNAVGVGQEGADEDHQHKGYGKKLLEKAEEMARDAGFPKLAVISGIGVRQYYREKLGYKQDGPYVSKRL